The Thalassotalea sediminis genome includes the window TAAAACACCCCGCTGCACGCATTATTGTGCCGACATTGCTCGGCCCTTTAGGGTTGATTAAGCCGATGATTACATTTGACTGATTCATAATGAGCTGTTGATACTTCATCTAATTTACATTTTATCAGCTAGCATACCCTATAAAGCGTATGGCTCAACTAAATCTGCGCTTATATCATGCAGATGCCTATTTAAAATGTCTTACATTAAAGCTGTTTTTTGCTTTAACCGCGATTGACATATTATGGCTCGCTAAAAATGAACAAATAATCCTATATCATCCAGCTTTTAGCGATACTCTAACCATCTCACAATCGATACTTATACTGTTGAAAAATATAAACGGTTAAACTTTTTTAACAACCTACTTAGCGTTTTCTTTAATAAATTTTTGATACACAGCAACATGTGGTTTTTCAATCAGTACTTTACTCATTGGATCAATGATCACAAGGTCATTAGCTGAAACAGCTAATGTTTTATTTTTCGTCATATCCAATGAGAATATCTTACCATTTACTGATACATCTAAAGGTAATGGAAATGGTAAGTTATTAGGCGTTTTCCACGCTAACGTTAAACGGTCTTTCGTTCTATTTTCTACCACTTCTGGCAGCGCAGCTTGATAAAAATAGACATCAAAAAACCATGAGTAATCATCGCCTGTTAATCGATTAACGATATTAAGAAAGTCTTCTGTATCCGCTAAAACAGGTTTAAATTTTCCCGGTTTAGGCGTTGCAGTCCCGTAAACTAGCGCTGTTGTTGCATCAAAGAAATGCTTATCGCCAATAAGATTTCGTAACGTATGCAATACCCAGGGAGCTTTAGCATATATATCTGCTCCCGGCCCACCTTTTTCTTCTTGATAAACACCCTCAACAGTCAATAACTCTTTGCTTACAATAGGTGCTTTGTTTCTAATGCCCAAACGCATATCAAACATATGCGCCATGTATGCCGCTTGGCCGTGGAGAAAATACTCATACAACGGATGTACGTATGCGCCAAAGCCTTCATGAAGCCACATTGCATTCGCATTTTTATTAGTTAATTGATTAGCAAACCACTCATGTGCAAACTCATGAAACATCAACCAATCAAAGCCATATTTGTCTGTTTTATATTGATTACCATAGGCGTTGATCGTTTGATGCTCCATCCCTAAATGAGGCGTTTCTACAACACCAATTTTATCTTGGGCAAAAGGATATGGCCCTATGGTTTTTTCGAAGAAATCAGTCATCGCCAACAATTGTTCAACCAATTGTTTTGCTTTTTCTTTGTTTGCAGGTAAATGATAAAACTCTACTGGAATTTTATTACCAAAATGACTGTTAAATGTTGTTTTTATCACATCAAATGGACCAACATTAATAGCAACACCATAAGTATTTAATTGTGATAATGCTTGCCAATGATACGTGTCTGTTGAATCACCTTTAGTTACCGATTTTAATGTTCCGTTTGACGCTGCAACTAACCCCTTGGGCACGGTAATATGAATAGTTGTGGTTTTAGGCTCGCCTATTGGGTTGTCAATACACGGCCAGAACAAATCACAGCCTTCTCCTTGTACTGCCGTTGCTATCCAATCTTGACCATCTGAAGTTTTTGACCACACAAAACCACCATCCCACGGCGCTCTAACCGCTTCGCGCGGTATGCCTGAATAATGAATTTCTATCGTAAATTCCCCTTCAATGGCTTCACCTAATTGAATAACTAATAAGCCTTCAGTATTACTATATTGCGTACTTGCTACCAACGCATTGTTTATCAGTATTTTGCTAATATCAAAAAAGTTATCTAGATTTATTCCAACTTGCGTTCTCGCATGTCCGCTGATAAGCGATAAAACGCTTTTGCCTGAAATCGCCTTTTTGTCTGGAAAAATAGTAAAGTGAAGATCAGCATGTTCAAGTGTTAATCCTTGCTGCGAAGCGGGTAAAGGGCCATCGCTTCCCATGGTATAATCAGTACGCTGCTCTGCAAAAACGTTATTAGATAATGCAACCAAAGCCACAAAAAGGCATGCCATTAAATGGTTCATGCTTCATTCCTCTCAAGCACTTATAAAATATTATCAGATATTCAACTTACTATGAATGCATCTACTAGTGAAAGATAATTGCGATTAACAACAGATTGTTAACTATGAATAACATGATAATAACAACTACATTCAAGACATATCTTAGGAAGCGTACTATTCTTATAAACGTTATACTCCCTTTGTTTCTTTATAAAATAGCAGACACAAAAAAGTTCAAATAATTACATTAATAACCCACTATCTATACGAGTAAAGTTATCTGCCGCATTAATTAAAGACGCTGCAGTTAATTGTGCAACGCCAAAAACGTGCGTTTCGCATTGAAACTTATCGGCAACCTTTGCTAATAATAAGTCAAAATCGCCGTCACCGGAGAGTAGAATAATTTTATCAACATCAGGGCCGGCATCGAGTACATCAATAGCGATTCCGACATCCCAATCTCCTTTTGCTGAACCATCGCTACGCTGAATAAATGGTTTAAGTTTTACATCAAAACCAATATGTTTAAGAGCGGTTTGAAATTTGTGTTGCTGATCATCATCTCGTGCAATTGCATAAGCGTTTGCGATTACAATATCACCTTGTTGCAAGATCTGCTGCCAAAACTGGCGATAGTTAAATTGTCTACCAAAGGCTTGGCGCGTGGTATAATAAATATTTTGTACATCAACAAAAATAGCAATTTTGGTCACGAAATGTTCCTTTAGCGTAAAAACAATCGCACTATATCACCTCCCCTCTGATATAATCCAAATAATTCATGTTAATAAGGTTTTATCGCTTGTCTGCTCTCTCTTTTTCAAATACTCCATTAAGCCCTGAACTTACTGAAAACTTAACGCGCTTAGGTTATCTTGAAATGACCCCTATTCAAGAAAAAGCGCTGCCAAAAATTTTGGCGGGACAAGATATTATCGGTCAAGGTAAAACAGGATCGGGAAAAACAGCAACTTTTACCTTAGGTCTTTTACACAATTTAAAAGTAAAACGATTTCGAATACAAGCACTTGTACTTTGTCCAACGCGTGAGCTAGCAGATCAAGTTGCTAAAGAAATTCGAAAGCTTGCAGCAGCAATACACAATGTAAAAGTTTTAACATTGTGTGGTGGCACCCCTATGGGCCCACAAATTGGTTCATTAGAACATGGCGCGCATATCATTGTTGGCACACCAGGTCGTATTGAAGATCACCTGCAAAAGGGGCGTTTAGATTTGTCTGAATTAAATACCTTAGTGCTAGATGAAGCAGACCGCATGCTAGAAATGGGCTTTCAGCCATCACTTGACTTAATATTTTCACACTGTCCTGCGCAAAGGCAATCTTTACTTTTCAGTGCTACTTTCCCTGAAAAAATAAAATCTATGGCTAACAAGATCATGCAAAAGCCTGAACTGATCAAGGTAGAAAGTAATCATAACCATGCAAGTATTGAACAACACTTTTTTGAAGTACAAAGTAACGATGAACGCTCAACAGCGGTAGCCCTATTATTACAACATTTTCAATGCACCTCTTCAGTAATTTTTTGTAATACCAAGTCAGAGGCACAAGCATTAGCTGACTCTTTACTACATCGCGGCTTTAGTTGTGCTGCGTTGCATGGCGACTTAGAACAACGAGATCGTGATCAAACACTTATTCGTTTTGCCAACCAAAGCATTAATATTCTAGTTGCTACTGATGTCGCTGCTCGTGGCCTTGATATTGACAATATCAGTATGGTGATTAACTACCATATAGCCCATGACCCAGAGATTCATGTACACCGCATCGGCCGTACTGGACGCGCAGGAAACAAAGGTATTGCTTGCTCACTAATGAGTAATAAAGAAGCTCACAAGTTCATTCGTTTAGAAGAGTACCTTGATATAGAAGTTCATGCTGAGCCTTTACCTAATAACGAGGTATTAAATAATCCTATTTCAATGGCCCCCATGACAACGATTCAAATTGATGGCGGTAAGAAACAAAAACTTCGTCCAGGCGATATTCTCGGCGCTTTAACAGCAGACAATGTGATTGATGGTAATGCCATTGGCAAAATACAAATGACACCGCTAAAAGCCTATGTTGCAGTAAAGCGTACTGTTGCTAAAAAAGCCTTAAAAGTTATAACAGAAGGGAAAATGAAAGGGCGAAATTTTCGCGCAAGGCTGTTAAAATAATCAAAAGAATAAGCCGTTAGCGTTATTCATCTTAATGCTAACGGCTTATAAATGTAGTCTTTTCATTTACGTCATATACCGTTATTTTAGTTTGATTTCTCTCATTAAATATTGACCCGTTAACTCCCTCACTTCGGGATACTTTGCCGAGATTTTAATGGCAAGATCTCTATTTTTTTCTCCCCATTTTTTCATAAAAGCATTGTAGCGCTCTTTATTAGGCTCTAAATCTGAAGCCTTTTCAAACGTTACCATCAGCAACATATTAAATTGCCCACTTTGTGGTAAATCACTCGCCAATATTTTCCAATCTTTGATGTAGCCCATTTCCTTATTCATCTGCATCGCTCTCGCCCATGTTTGGCTCAGACCCGCTAAATAGACATCTTCCATATTGGCATCAATCTTAACCGTAGTAATACTTAATATGTCCGAACCAAAATCATAATCTTGATAAACTTCCAGTCTCTCTTTTGCGAATGTAGAAACACACGTAACCGTAGTGAAAATTAGTATAAGATATTTAAAACGCTTAAACATTTCATTTCTCCTCAATGATTAGTTTTCCTAATGCACTACGTTACAAAGCAAAAGGCCACTTGATTATAGGACAGATATACAATTTGATATAAAGAAGTGTAAGCTGCGAGATTAAGTAACTCATTTATATAGAAAGATAGTTTATTTCATTTAGCAAAAAATCCTTAAACTGAGCATATTGCTTTTTGACGCGGCGGTCGACACAACCAAAACACCTTCACAAATATGTCGACCATTTACATAAGATAACATTTAACTGCTTGTCGTTTTTATCGGCTATCCCTACCATCGAAGACACTGATTTTAATCAATTAAAGAAATAATAAACGCATGAAAAAATATCTTACTCCGTTGGTCTTAACATTGGGACTTAGTGCTGCCTCTGCGCAAGCAACCATCGTAGAATTTCAGACCTCACATGGTAATTTCAAAGTAAATTTACATGATGAAACAACACCAAAAACCGTTGAAAACTTTCTTAACTATGTAACAGAAGGAAAGTACGACAATACCATTATCCACCGAACCGTTGATGACTTTGTTATACAAGGTGGTGGCGCGAAATTTGAAGGTGAATTGCCACCAGAATGGATTGAAACGAATGGCACTATTGAAAATGAACCTGCTTATTCAAACGTAAAAGCGACAATTTCAATGGCAAAACAAAGTGGAAGAATTAACAGCGCGAGTAGCCAGTGGTTTATTAATTTGAAAGATAATTCATCCACTCTTGACCCTGTAGATGTGTACGGTGGTGGTGCTTATGCTGTATTTGGCGAAGTTATTGAAGACGGAATGAATGTTGTCAATGCAATTGCAGAAGTCCCACGTTGCGATACTGGCCATGGTGGGTTTCGCGAATTACCAATGCCAGATTATGAAGATCAGTGTGGTGATGCAGATGCTGTGCCCGGACAAGAAAACTTCGTCAACATCTATCAAGTCGTCATTTACGATGCGACGGTAAGCACTGATGCGGATCTCACATCAACAAAAAATACGCTTTATGAGAAAAGTTTAGAACAACCTAAATCTAGCGGTAGCAGTGGCGGTAGCTTCTCTTGGTTTGCCCTGTTGTTATGCGCTTTCCCTTTGGTTTTTAGAAAAAAATAACCCCTTAATGTTGTATTACCCGCTTGTGTAAAAATCTCCCATGCTATACAAGCGGGTAAATTTAACCATTTATACCTTCAAAACAAAGCGTGACAACAAATAACGTTTAGACGCTCAAAGACAAAAAGAGTTGTAATGATCATATGTTATTTTGGATCTTTGCTAAGCGGATACAATCCGATACTTTACTTGTTTCATATAAAATAAACGTTCAACGAAAATTTTATTCACCTTTTTGAAAATTGTTAACTATAGTAAATATGACGAGTAAAATTAGCACCTTAGGAGTCTACCTTGTCATATCAAAAAATATTACCTTGTACACTCGCCGTTTCATTGTTTAGTTTATCGCTGCCAAGTCATGCCGAAGTATCGGTTACACTGACAGCGGCATCAGATTATTTATTTAATGGCGTATCACAAACCGATGAAAAACCAGCAATACAAGGCAGCATAGATTGGGCTGGAGAAAACGGAGCATATATAGGTAGTTGGGCTTCAAATGTTGATTTTGGCGATGGTACAGACGCTGAAGTTGATTATTACGCAGGCTTTTCTCAAAGCATTGATGATAACCTCTGGTACGATACTGGGCTTGCCTACTACAGTTACATCGGCGGCGATGACAGTAGCGAGATTAACTATGCAGAAGTTTACCTAACGTTAGGCTATCAAAGCACTCAAATAACGGCTTGGTACTCCAATGATTACGCGGGGACAGATGCTGGACACTATATCATCGCGCTAGCACATAGTGTTCCGCTTAGCGAAACACTATCACTAAACTTTCAAGTTGACCGTTCTACCAGCCTTGACGAAGACAAATTCTCATGGGATACCAACGACGATAGCTATATACATTATAAGGCTGAAGCTGCGTTGTCATGGCAAGCGTTAGCATTTACATTGTCCCTTGAAAAAACTGATTTAAATTATGACGATGACGTTAAACTGTTAGGCACCGTTAGCTATACCTTTGGTTTATAAACAAATTAATAAATAAACGCCTAAACAGACTCACAGGAACCCCCTATGATTTTTGAAGAAAAAAGTTTATCACTAAAACTACTCCTCGTTGTTGGTGCACTATTTATTATCAATACGATCAGTTACATGAGTATCAGCGCCTACTCTCTCGGTAATACTGAAGAAGTCATTGTTAAAGAAGTCAGTAACGAAGTGTCTAATCAAATTGAAGACAGTGTTATATCAAAAACTGATGCGATCTCTGAGAAAATCGCCAGTTTGTTTGCCGAGTCTTTCTCTGTGCCTTATAAATTAGCGCAACAAATTACTAGTAATATTAATGGTGACTTACCCCAACCTCTTACTCGCGACCAAGTAGAATCGATCGTTAAAAGCACTTTAAAATACAGCAGCACGTCATCCATATACGCGCAATTTGAAGATAATGCTTTTGATGGTAAAGACAGCGAATTTACGCAAGGTTACGCACATTCGGTTGCAGGTCATGGAAGTTTTGAAGTTTACTTTGTTAGAGAAGATGGCGGCAATATTTCTCAAGAAATTGTTGAAGATCCAGAAGAAAAGCATGATACAACACCTGATGAATATGGCTTTCGTGCCGCTGAGTGGTACCTATGTGCAATGGACAAAATGTCTCCTTGCGCTTCAAACCCTTATAACTATGAAATTAGGCCTGGTTATAATGAACTTATGACCAGTTTAGTGGTACCTGTTGTCGCTGAAGGTCGCTTCAGAGGTGTAGTAGGTGCTGATTTGAATTTACCAATTCTTCAAAGCTTCGCAAAAGAATTAAAAGCTTCATTATACGGCGGCAACTCTAAAGTCTTTATTGTCAGCCAAGCGGGTTTTTTAGCCGCAGCAACAGAGCACGAAGCAAATTTAGCGAAGCCCTTTAAAGACGTTTTTCCGAATAGCAAATCATTGCTAGCTATTTCAGGAAAAGCACAATCTAAAGTTATTGATAACTATTTATATGTTGTACGTCCGATAAAAATTAAAGAAGCCAATGTTGATTGGCAGCTTATCGTTGGCATTGACGTTGGTACCGCAATGCAGCCTGTTGATAACGTTTCAGAGATGATATCAAATGAAGTTAACGACATATTACGCAACAACTTAATTGTCGCCTTTATCGTTATAATCATAGCCTTAGTACTGATTAAGTTTTTTACCCGAGGTATTGTTCGTCCTGTTGAAATGGTCGCCGATAGAATGGCAGAACTTGCAGGACAAGGTGGCGATCTTACTCAGGCAATTGATGTTGAATCACATGCAGAACTAATTAACTTGAGTAATGGCTTTAATCAATTTAGAGAAAAAGTACGCGCACTGCTAGAACAAGCAAAGCAGTCTGGGCTAGAAGTCATGGAATTGAGTGAAGAAAGTAAAGACAATGCGCAACGAACCCACCAACACATTTCTACTCAGCAAGCTGAGGTTAATACGATTGTTACCGCAATTACAGAGATGTCCCAAACCGCTCAAGAAGTTGCAAACACTGCTTCATCTGCGGCAGATAACGCAACTGCAGCGACACAGTCGGTAAAAGACACTGAATCTGAAGTATCTACAGCCTCTACACAGGCGTCAGAACTATCTGATGAAATAGGTACAGCCTCTGAAGCAGTTAAAGCGGTATCTATTCGCAGTGACGACATCAAAAAAATACTCGACGTTATTGGCGTTATTGCAGAACAAACGAATTTACTTGCATTAAATGCAGCGATTGAAGCCGCTCGGGCGGGAGATCATGGTAGAGGTTTTAGTGTAGTAGCTGACGAAGTTAGAGCATTAGCATCGAAAACCGCTGATTCAGTTGATGAGATTTCTCAAGTAATTTCCGCACTACAAAATGAAGTGTCTACAACTGTTAATATTATTGAAAAAGGCAGTATTAAAGCGGATAACGCGGCCGCTTGCGCCAGCGGAGCATTTGAAAAAATGCAAGAAACCGTGACCCAAATTGAGGAAATTAATCAACACATCTTACAAATTGCCGCAGCTGCCGAAGAGCAAAGCCAAGTTTCAGAGGAGCTTAACAAAAATATGGTTGTCGTCGGTGATGCGACCAACGAAGTTGCCGTGTTATCACAAGCATCTGAAACCAGTGCTACCTCTATTCATCAATCTGCGCACGAATTAATAGAGCTACTTAATAAATTAAAAACAAGCTAACGCTGAATTATAATGAAGCAAAGCATACCGTGTATATTGCTTTGCTTCATCGCAAAACCGCTACCAACAGCGCCCTTTGATTATTCATTACCTTAGTAACACTTACCTTAATAAGGTATTGCTTGTTTAGCGTTTAATTGCAAAATCTAATACGCAATTCAACAGAAATGTATTTACTCAAACAGGTCTATTAGTATAGGCTTTCTAACATCAATAATTGGCTTGATTCTAATAAGAGTAACGTAATGGAGAAACTGTCTCAAATTCTCGAAATATTGACCTTTATCATTACCATCGCAGGTGTACCAACAGCAATATATGTCTACTTAAAAGAGCAAAAAAAACAAAGGCTTGAGAGGGAATATGGTACTTTCGACGCCTTAGATGAAAAGTATATTGAAATACAACAGCTTTGTATTGAACATCCATCGTTAGATGTGTTTGATTCACCATATAATAACCCGGTAACATTAACCGAAGAACAAAAAAAACAAGAAGAAGCCATTTTATTAATTAGAATTGCAATTTTTGAGCGCGCATACTTAATGTACAATAGAGTTACATTAGGCGCCAAAACAACACAATGGCAAGGCTGGGAACTTGAAATTATAGAGTGGTTTCATCGCCCAAATTTTCAAAAAGTATGGCAAAACCACGGAAAGTATTTTGATAGTTTTTTTTACCAGCATTTTGAAAAAGTGTATAACGAAATAAAGTCAAAAAGTCGCTAGTATACCTTGACCAATATTAACACCATGACCCACTTTACTTCATATGTGCGAAAGCGTTTGTTTACTAAACGAGGAATAACTTTTGTTCTTTGAAGGCTCCGTAAAGAAAGCAGAAATCATCGTCGCCCATAATAACATTAATTTATTAACCGACTTTGACGAAGCATTTTGGCGAAAGCTTGTTGCTTGTTGCGAAGCGCATATACTTTCGTCGATTAAAAATGACGTCTGTCATGCTTACCTACTTTCCGAGTCAAGTTTATTTGTTTGGTCAAATAGATTACTTATCTTAACTTGTGGCACCACATCACTCGTCAAATCTGTTGAGTTTTTCTTGCAAAATATTGATGCAAAGCAAATTAAGCACCTGCTTTATCAGCGTAAAAATGAATACTTAGCTCACGCACAGTCTAGCTATTTTGGCCAAGATATAAATCAATTACAACAGTACGTTAACGGCAAAGCAATGCGCTTTGGACATTTGGATAGCCATCATAATTACGTATATCACTTAATTAATGACTATGTAGCAGACCCTATTGATAAAACCTATGAGTTACTTGCCTATCAAATTAGTGACAATGCATCACATACGCTTTCAGCAGAAAACATCACAGCAAAAGCGATAAGATCTTTTCTACAACTCGACAAATTAATACCGCAATTTGATACAGATGACTTTGTTTTCGACCCTTATGGTTATTCACTTAATGCGATCAATAACAATGAGTATTTCACCATACATGTTACCCCTCAAGCAGGCAGTAGCTACATTTCCTTTGAGTCGAATTTAAACCTAATACTGATGGCACCAGCGATAATTGCTATATTAGAACCAAACTCTATTGACGTATTAACCGTTAATGAGCAATCATTTGATGCGCTGATCAAACAACATGTTAATAAGTGCTATGTGCGTCAATCTATCGTTAGTAAAACACTTGATAACGGATATTTAATGCACTTTGCTAACTTTATTCGACCACAAATAAAAGCTATCGAGCCGGTAGACTTAGATGTTTCAAAGGATCACCTAACTTTATAGACAACTCGTTATTGTGAATACGTGTAACAGGTTACTTAATTAAGTGCGTGAACTTGTAAGAATACGAAAAGGTATAGATCGTGAAAAATAACGCATTTATGGACAAAAATATTTATTTAGTATGTATGCCATATACCTCCCTTACCATTCCTTCAATGGCAATGGGCGTACTTGAAACCTATATTACAGACTATGGTTACAACGTTGAATCAGTATACGCCAACTTAGCGTTTGCCAAACAAATTGGCTTGATTGAATATAACTTCATTGACAATACCTTTAATGACTACTTAATTGGTGAATGGACATTCTCTCGGGCTGCATTTCCTGATAAACCAGCCAATGATGAAGGCTTCTTCGCATTATTTACTGATTTAACAAATGAGAATAAACAAAAGCTACTGAACATTCGAGACACAGCTGAACGCTTTGTTGACTCATTAGCAAAAGATATTATAAAAGGTAACCCTAAAATTGTTGGTTGCACCTCTACCTTTCAGCAAAACTGTGCTTCTCTTGCGTTACTCAGGAAACTTAAGCAGCTAAACCCCGCTATTATCACGTTAATGGGTGGCGCCAATTGCGAAGGCATAATGGGGCAAACCATCAGTGAAAGCTTTTCTTGGGTCGACTATGTATTTTCTGGCGAGTGTGATGACGTTATAGGCCCTTTCATTGATAAGTTGATGAAAGATGAGCCAATTAATCAATTGAACCTACCGCATGGGTTCATAAGCCAGCAACATCAATCACTTGTTGTTGATGCAGGACAAACACAAAAGCCACCACGCGCTTACATTTCAGATATGCGGCTAGTTGGCGAACCAACCTTTGATAGTTATTTTAGTACTTTAGATTCTCTTGAAATTGACCAATATATTTCCCCAGGTCTTGTCGCTGAAACCTCTCGAGGTTGTTGGTGGGGAGCTAAGCAACACTGCACCTTCTGCGGATTAAACGGTGGCACAATGGAACACCGCTCTAAAACACCAGACGTTGCGCTAAAAGAACTTGAAAACCTATCACGCAAGTATAATGTTGATAAATTTCTCATTGTCGATAATATTTTGCCCATCGAATATATGAAAACCGTATTACCCGCCTTAGCCGAAAAGCCAACATACAACCTATTTTACGAAACCAAAGCGAACTTAAAGCAACACCACGTAAAATCGCTAGCTGAGGCTGGAATAAAGTGGATACAACCGGGTATTGAAGGATTACATGATGACTTTCTAAAGGCGATAAAAAAAGGTACCACCGCGATACAAAACTTAGCAGCCCTTAAATGGTGTCGCAGTTATGGCGTGCGTGTATCGTGGAATTTATTATGTGAAGCACCTGATGAACAAACCTACTGGTATGATGAAATGGCAGAATGGCTGCCTTTGGTGACTCACTATCACCCGCCATTCAATCAAATGGCAAAAATTTGTTATCACCGATTTAGCCCTTACTTTAATACGCCAGAAAAGTTTGGTCTACGCTTAGAACCCACTAAAAGTTATCAATATATTTATCCGCTCGATAAACAAACTGTTTATAACCTTGCGTATTTTTTTATTCAGGCAAGCGATAAAGAAACAGATATATACACTCTAAACTTTACCTTTAAACCCGCAACAGAAGCGCACGCTAAAGTACAAAACTTATTAGAGTCGTGGAGCGAAAGTTGGCTAAACGGCACAATCCCTATGTGTTGTATGACAGATCATGAAGATAAAATCATTATTTTTGATACCCGTAACATATCAACGTCATATACACATACGTTAACTGGATTATACGCTGATATTTACCGATTAATTGCAGAACCACTACCTAAAGCGAGACTCATCAAAAAACTTAATGAGCAATGCACCTCAAGTGATGAACAAGCTATTGAACAAGCTATAAAATGGCTAACTGACAATCATTTAATCATTCATTTGAGTAAGTGTATTATGGCACTTGCTTTTCCTATGGAACAATCACAAATGCCTGATGAAGAAAACTCGCCTAGTGGCACATTAAAGGTTGAAGAAATACTAAAATCGATGAATTAATTTGCTTGTAAAAGCAAGTAGCCGATGACGTCATTACATGACATCGATGGCTACTTGGTGACGACCATTATGTTTTGCTTGATAAAGTAAGCGGTCTGCCTCTTGTAAAACTGAGTCTACTGTATGCGACTGCTCGCAATTTACGATCACAGCGCCAGCACTCATGGTTACCAAATTCCCTACGTCTGAAAATTCATGTTTAATTTCTTTATTGGCTAAAGCTTCGAATACTTTTTGCAGTACAAGCTTAGCGCCTTGTTCATTGCAATCGGGGAGAATTATGGTGAACTCTTCCCCGCCATAACGAGCAACAAAGTCTCTCGGTCTGTTTAATACTTCACGAAATGAAGCGGCTACTTTTTTGAGTGCAATATCACCCGCACCATGGCCATAATTATCATTATATTGCTTAAAATAGTCGACATCGAGCATTGCTACCGTTAATGGTTTATGTTCTCGTTTATGTGCTGCTAGTTCATGTTTAAGCGTTATATCTAATTTTCGTCGATTTGATAACCCCGTTAACGCGTCAATATGGGCAATTCTATCTAACATTTTACGCTGCTGTATCAACTCTAAATGTGTCGCTATTCTAGCGGTTACAATATTAGCGTTAAACGGTTTGTAAATATAATCACAGCCACCCAATGCAAAGCCTTTTTCTTCATCGCTGCAATTGGCAAGACCGGTAATAAAAATGACCGATACACCCTTCGTCACAGGATCGTTTTTTATCACCTCAATGACTTCAAAGCCCGACCTATCAGGCATAACAACATCTAACAGCATAAGATCAGGTACATGTTTCTTTGCAAACTCAA containing:
- a CDS encoding GGDEF domain-containing response regulator; the encoded protein is MDIENFELKILIVDDEKANRKILKELLHDQAKIIFAKNGEQAIEFAKKHVPDLMLLDVVMPDRSGFEVIEVIKNDPVTKGVSVIFITGLANCSDEEKGFALGGCDYIYKPFNANIVTARIATHLELIQQRKMLDRIAHIDALTGLSNRRKLDITLKHELAAHKREHKPLTVAMLDVDYFKQYNDNYGHGAGDIALKKVAASFREVLNRPRDFVARYGGEEFTIILPDCNEQGAKLVLQKVFEALANKEIKHEFSDVGNLVTMSAGAVIVNCEQSHTVDSVLQEADRLLYQAKHNGRHQVAIDVM
- a CDS encoding methyl-accepting chemotaxis protein, with protein sequence MIFEEKSLSLKLLLVVGALFIINTISYMSISAYSLGNTEEVIVKEVSNEVSNQIEDSVISKTDAISEKIASLFAESFSVPYKLAQQITSNINGDLPQPLTRDQVESIVKSTLKYSSTSSIYAQFEDNAFDGKDSEFTQGYAHSVAGHGSFEVYFVREDGGNISQEIVEDPEEKHDTTPDEYGFRAAEWYLCAMDKMSPCASNPYNYEIRPGYNELMTSLVVPVVAEGRFRGVVGADLNLPILQSFAKELKASLYGGNSKVFIVSQAGFLAAATEHEANLAKPFKDVFPNSKSLLAISGKAQSKVIDNYLYVVRPIKIKEANVDWQLIVGIDVGTAMQPVDNVSEMISNEVNDILRNNLIVAFIVIIIALVLIKFFTRGIVRPVEMVADRMAELAGQGGDLTQAIDVESHAELINLSNGFNQFREKVRALLEQAKQSGLEVMELSEESKDNAQRTHQHISTQQAEVNTIVTAITEMSQTAQEVANTASSAADNATAATQSVKDTESEVSTASTQASELSDEIGTASEAVKAVSIRSDDIKKILDVIGVIAEQTNLLALNAAIEAARAGDHGRGFSVVADEVRALASKTADSVDEISQVISALQNEVSTTVNIIEKGSIKADNAAACASGAFEKMQETVTQIEEINQHILQIAAAAEEQSQVSEELNKNMVVVGDATNEVAVLSQASETSATSIHQSAHELIELLNKLKTS
- a CDS encoding adenosylmethionine decarboxylase, encoding MFFEGSVKKAEIIVAHNNINLLTDFDEAFWRKLVACCEAHILSSIKNDVCHAYLLSESSLFVWSNRLLILTCGTTSLVKSVEFFLQNIDAKQIKHLLYQRKNEYLAHAQSSYFGQDINQLQQYVNGKAMRFGHLDSHHNYVYHLINDYVADPIDKTYELLAYQISDNASHTLSAENITAKAIRSFLQLDKLIPQFDTDDFVFDPYGYSLNAINNNEYFTIHVTPQAGSSYISFESNLNLILMAPAIIAILEPNSIDVLTVNEQSFDALIKQHVNKCYVRQSIVSKTLDNGYLMHFANFIRPQIKAIEPVDLDVSKDHLTL
- a CDS encoding RiPP maturation radical SAM C-methyltransferase, with product MKNNAFMDKNIYLVCMPYTSLTIPSMAMGVLETYITDYGYNVESVYANLAFAKQIGLIEYNFIDNTFNDYLIGEWTFSRAAFPDKPANDEGFFALFTDLTNENKQKLLNIRDTAERFVDSLAKDIIKGNPKIVGCTSTFQQNCASLALLRKLKQLNPAIITLMGGANCEGIMGQTISESFSWVDYVFSGECDDVIGPFIDKLMKDEPINQLNLPHGFISQQHQSLVVDAGQTQKPPRAYISDMRLVGEPTFDSYFSTLDSLEIDQYISPGLVAETSRGCWWGAKQHCTFCGLNGGTMEHRSKTPDVALKELENLSRKYNVDKFLIVDNILPIEYMKTVLPALAEKPTYNLFYETKANLKQHHVKSLAEAGIKWIQPGIEGLHDDFLKAIKKGTTAIQNLAALKWCRSYGVRVSWNLLCEAPDEQTYWYDEMAEWLPLVTHYHPPFNQMAKICYHRFSPYFNTPEKFGLRLEPTKSYQYIYPLDKQTVYNLAYFFIQASDKETDIYTLNFTFKPATEAHAKVQNLLESWSESWLNGTIPMCCMTDHEDKIIIFDTRNISTSYTHTLTGLYADIYRLIAEPLPKARLIKKLNEQCTSSDEQAIEQAIKWLTDNHLIIHLSKCIMALAFPMEQSQMPDEENSPSGTLKVEEILKSMN